The region GGTGCAGTCCTGCCCATCGGCGTCATCACCGCGCTTGTGGGCGTGCCCTTCTTCTTCGCGCTGATCTTTGCTGACCGGAGGAACTCTTGGTAACGCTCAAGCTTCATGAACTGGGTGCGAAATACGGTGCCGAACTGATGGTCGAGGGCATCTCCACGCCCGAGATCCGCGGCGGGGAAATGACCGCGGTGATCGGCCCCAACGCCGCCGGCAAGTCGACGCTGTTCAAGCGCGTGGCCGGTCTTTTGAAAGGCCCGGGCACGGTGGTTCTGGAAGGCGCCCGCTCCGAAGCGCGGGAGGCCATTCGCTACATGCCCCAGGACACGAGCGCCAACGCGGTGCTCACGGTCTATGAATCAATTCTGCTCGCCGCCAAGCAGGGGGCCGGATGGCGGGTGCATGACCATGAGCTGGTCGAGATCGACCGGATCCTGCAGGCCCTGCAGATCACCGACCTGGCCTTCCGCAATCTCGGTGAACTCTCCGGAGGACAGCGCC is a window of Roseibium salinum DNA encoding:
- a CDS encoding ABC transporter ATP-binding protein, whose product is MVTLKLHELGAKYGAELMVEGISTPEIRGGEMTAVIGPNAAGKSTLFKRVAGLLKGPGTVVLEGARSEAREAIRYMPQDTSANAVLTVYESILLAAKQGAGWRVHDHELVEIDRILQALQITDLAFRNLGELSGGQRQLVSIAQALVRDPQVLLMDEPTSALDLYRQVEVLNFMQALARRKGMLVLIALHDLNHALRYCTNTIVLASGRMVAAGPSAEVITPDLMREIYRVEARIESCSRGEPHIIIDRAAA